In one Amia ocellicauda isolate fAmiCal2 chromosome 2, fAmiCal2.hap1, whole genome shotgun sequence genomic region, the following are encoded:
- the fam110b gene encoding protein FAM110B has translation MPTETLQTDSMVKPVGQATTFTSAVPLRILNKGPDYFRRQAEPNPKRLSAVERLEADKAKYVKSQEVINAKQEPVKPAVLAKPPVCPITKRAGSSPALKASNNNSKSESSVKRENLNLEILKNIINSSEGSSSGTVHKHSSRSWAPHRSESTELNRRSFAESLKVFPTQGHSSPQGSNLNISKRLFEEQSSDSSLHVSHSSSDIRRVCNGKPFKATPSSSSAPPLPPKPNITACNTLKSPENDTVEPDSGVSRRPSLHRSKSDLSDRYARASADVERFFNYCGLDPEELENFGVENFTRANSDIISLNFRSASMISSDCDQSRHSNDDLTDDEDANERVPYGISAVERNARVIKWLYSIKQARESQKVSHV, from the coding sequence atgcctacagaaACACTACAGACAGATAGCATGGTCAAGCCTGTAGGCCAAGCAACCACCTTTACCTCCGCCGTACCTCTCCGCATACTAAACAAAGGGCCGGATTATTTTCGCAGGCAGGCTGAACCCAACCCGAAAAGACTGAGTGCAGTTGAGAGACTGGAAGCAGACAAGGCCAAATATGTTAAAAGTCAAGAGGTGATCAACGCAAAGCAGGAACCAGTGAAGCCGGCAGTGTTGGCTAAACCCCCGGTTTGCCCCATCACAAAAAGAGCAGGGAGCAGTCCGGCGTTGAAGGCTTCGAACAATAATTCCAAGTCTGAGAGTAGTGTGAAAAGAGAGAATTTGAACCTGGAAATCCTCAAAAATATAATCAACAGTTCGGAGGGCTCTTCCTCGGGAACAGTGCATAAACACAGTTCCAGAAGCTGGGCTCCCCACAGGTCAGAATCAACTGAGCTCAATCGACGGTCCTTTGCAGAATCGCTCAAGGTATTCCCAACACAAGGCCATTCAAGCCCCCAAGGAAGCAACCTAAATATTAGTAAACGGCTGTTTGAAGAGCAGTCCAGCGACTCATCACTACATGTCTCCCATAGTTCTTCAGACATTAGAAGAGTATGCAATGGTAAGCCATTTAAAGCTACACCTAGCAGTAGTTCTGCACCACCTCTGCCTCCTAAGCCCAACATCACAGCTTGCAATACGCTTAAATCGCCCGAGAATGACACCGTAGAGCCGGACAGTGGTGTAAGCAGGAGACCTTCACTGCACAGATCTAAGTCCGACCTCAGTGACAGATATGCTCGTGCGAGTGCAGACGTTGAacgtttttttaattactgtgGACTGGATCCTGAAGAACTTGAAAACTTCGGTGTGGAGAATTTCACGCGGGCAAACTCAGATATAATCTCCCTAAACTTTCGCAGTGCAAGCATGATTAGCTCAGACTGCGATCAGTCACGGCATAGCAATGATGACCTAACAGATGATGAGGACGCCAATGAACGAGTGCCGTATGGCATCTCTGCAGTCGAAAGGAATGCAAGAGTCATCAAATGGCTCTATAGCATCAAGCAAGCCAGAGAATCTCAGAAAGTGTCTCATGTTTGA